GTCGAAGTACCGCCGGCTACGGTGAAGCTCGTGATGACCGGATTCGCATTGTCCACATGCAACGTGCCGTTTGCCGTTGCCGTCGTTGCATCGCCGGCAGTCAGTGTCGCCGTCAGTTGCCGATCACCGTCCGTGAGCGTCGTCGTATTGACGTCGAAGGCGTAGAGCGGCGGCGTCGCCGCGGGCGTCGAGGCGGTGAAGTTCGTCGACCCGGCCGCGAGCGCGACGCTTTGTACGCCGCTCGATGCCCTCGCCGAAACGATGACGCGGACGGTGCCGCTCAGGAAATCGGTCGCCGCATGTCCCTCGGCTCCGACGACCGCCACCGAAGCGTTGGCGCTGGACGTCCCGGCGGTGCACTTCCCTGAAACGCAAACCGGATAGTCGTTGGGGCAGGAGAAATCCTCGACGCAGGGAATCTGATTCCCCGCCTCGACGCTGCACGCTGCGGCCGCGAGTGCGAGGACCGCCAGGACGCGGATGGGAATCATCTTCGATGTCTCGGTCATGCCAGCCCTCGGCCGGCCCAGAGCGCGTCGGGCCGGGCGTTCAAGGAAGTTCGAAGAGTCAGAAGGCAAAGAGCGCCGTCGCAATGCCCGCCGCGACCAGGCCACCCGCCAGGCCGACGAAGCTCAGCGTCTTGTTCTGTCGCTCGGTCTCCAGCAGTCGCTGCGCTTCGGCGCCGCTGTGGACCTTGCCGGTCAAGTCGTTGTGCGCGGAATTCGCCTGGGTGAAGGCATAGGCGCCCCCGCCGAGCGCCGCGATTGCCACGCCCGCGGTGACAAAGGCCATGGTGCGCTGGACCCCGCTGGAGGAGCGCACCTGCGTCTCGCGCGGGAACGGAGTCGCGGCGACCGCGGCGACGGGCACCACCGTCCTCTCCGGCGGGGGCGTCGCCATCGCGATGGGCTTCGCCGGCTTCGGGGGCTCCTTCATAGCGACCGCGGGAGCCGCCTCTTTCTTGCCGGTGTCCGGTTTCGCCGCGACGCCGGGAAGCGGCAGCGGCGGCACAGGCGTGGCGGACGCGACCCTTTCCGGCTCCTTCTTCGCCGGCGCCGCCGCACCCCCCGGCAATGGCAGCGGCGGTGGAAGGAGCTTGTCGTTCGCTGCCGATTGCGCCGGGGCTGGAGATGCCTCGAGTCCAGGCAGCGGCAGCATCGGTTCCGACTTCGCCGTCCGGAGGGGTGCAGCAGGGCTGGGAGCCGCCGCGGCCTCCGCGCCGGGAAGCGTCAGTCCCGGTCCCGGCAGAGCAAGCATTTCATGGGGAGAAGCCTCGAGCTGGACAAGCTTCGCCTTGACCTTCGAGACGTTCGCGGGCAGCGCCAGCGGGTCGCTGAGGTAGGCCTCGTAGCTCTTCTTGGCTTCCGCCTTGTTCCCGAGGCGTGCGTACGCGTCGCCGATACCGATCAGGTACTCGGCATTCACCTCGGCCTTGTACGCCGCCTTCCATTCCTTCAGCGCCTTGCGCCAATCGCCGCGCTTTTCGGCTTTTCGCGCCGCGCTCACATGGGACTGTCCGCTGGCAAACGCGGGGGCCGCAACACACACGACGATGGCGACTGAAACGGGCGCAAACGCTCGCATGGCTGCCCCCTCTGCCGCCGAAGGCTCCCCGGCGGGGTGCTCGCTCAAGCATTCCGCCGGGTTGGGGGGTTATGTCAAGCAGTCTGCTTTTCGGGCAGCGGGGCGAGCGCCGGCTTTTCCGACGAAAGATCCACCAGCTCGATCCCCACCTTCCGGGCGACCTCGAAGATGCGTTCGTCCCGGTAGAACTCGCCGTACACGATCCGCTTGATCCCCGCGTTGGCGATCATCTTGAAGCACGGCCAACACGGGCTGGCGCTGGTGTAGATGTCCGCACCCTCGATACGCACGCCGTTGCGCGCCGCCTGAAGGATTGAGTTTGCTTCGGCGTGGATCGTCGCCACGCAGTGCCCGTTCTCGAGCAGGTGACCCACCTCGTCGCAGTGCGGCATTCCCCGGATGCTGCCGTTGTAGCCGGTGGAAAGGATGATGCGGTCGCGGACCAGGAGCGCTCCCACGTGCTTGCGATCGCACGTGGCTCGCGACGCTACCACGGTCGCGATCTGCATGAAGTAGCTGTCCCAGTCGGCGCGCATGGCGCCAAGTCTAAGCCGGCCGCCGCCGCTCCGCCTAGAGCTCTACTGTCCGCGCGCGATCGGCGCCGCCAGCGGCGCCGCACCGGCCATCACCGAGCCTTCCCTGAGGCCCGCGAGCTTTCCGATCCCGGCGCGCGCGACGAACGCGCGGATCTTGAAAGGGGGCGAGAGAAACGTCTCGCCGGGCATCGGCACGTCGAAGGAAAACTCGTCCTTGCTGAGCCCGCCAAAGGCCACCTTCGCGGTCCGATACCCTTCGACCAGGCCGACCAGGCGCCCCGATGGGACGTCGAAGACGCCGCCGCCCGACGCTCCGTAGCCAATCGGCGCGTCGGTCTTCATCGCTCGCTGAACGCGGGGGTCCTGCTCGTCGAGGTCGAGCTGGCTGACGATGCCCGAAGAGACGCTGAGGGCACGGCCATAGGGAGCGCCGACCACCACCACGTCGTCGCCGACATCCACGTGCTCTTCGCTTGCCAGCTGCGCCGGCGCCAGCGTCTCCCCGTAGACCGCGAGGAGCGCGAGGTCTTCGTCGGGCACCTTGCCTTCGGCGATGACCCGGGCCGGCAGCCGGTGCAGCTTCGGCCGCTCCACGACGACCTGGAAGGAAGCCGTCCCCGAGAGACCTTCGCGCTGGACGACGTGCTCGTTCGTCAGCACGAACGAAGTGTCGCCGTCCGTCGCCACCACCACACCGCTGGCGGTGCGCTCGACCTTCCCGCGAACCAGGACTTCCACCCGGACGCTGTGGCGGAGCGCCTTCTGCACCACCCTGCTCTTTTCGCTCTTGGCGAAGGCGGGTAGCGCGAGAAGCGCGAGCAAGGCGGCGGCGATGCGAAAGGTCAAGACGCCTCCCTTCGGGTTGCCTCTCCTTCAACAGTACAAGCGGGTGCTCCGATTCCAAAATGTCCGACAGTTTTGCAGGACAAGTGCGACATTTCCTCTGGTACGCTGTGCGCGTGGGTCGCAAACGCAGCTCTACGCCCCTCATCGTCATCGGGTTCTTCGTCGGCCTGCTGCTGGCCAGCCTGGACCACATCCTCCCCGCAGCCCGGCTGCAGGAAGGCGTGGGGCGCTGGGTAGTAGTGCTCGTCGACTGGGTTGCTCCGCCGCTGGCGGGCGTGCTGCTCTCGGGGGCGCTGCTCTACGCCCAGCGCGCGCGAAAGCTGCACGAGGCCGAGCGCGCGGCTGCGCAGGTCCTGGCGGAGCGGCTGGCGGGAACGGAACGCCGCCAGGCGATCTGGGTGATCGCGGCAGCGGTGGCGCACGACGTCAAGAACCCGCTTCACAACCTGGCCCTGCTCGTCGAAGAACTCGCCGAAGAGAAGGACCCCGGCGCCCGCGACGAGCTGATCCGCCGCATCCGCGAAAACGTGACCCGGGCCAGCGACCGGCTCTCCGAGCTCTCGCGCGCGGGCAAGGGGCAGGAAGGCGTCGATCAGATCATCGATCTCGCCCGCGCGCTCGAGATGGTGCGCGAGCGCCTGACGCCGGCGCTGCAGGAGACGGCAACGGTGCTGCACATCGAGTGCCCGCGCGGACTGTCCGTCCGCGGAGACGAGCACGCGGTGCGCAGCGCAGTGGAGAACGTGGCCGCGAACGCGCTCGAGGCCCTCCAGGCGCGCGGGCCGGGCGGCAAGCTTTCGCTGCGGGCGGCGCGCAAGGATGGCACCGTGGAGCTGGTGATACAGGACGATGGTCCTGGGGTCCCGGAACAGCTCCAACCTCGTCTTTTTACTCCGTTTGCCTCGGGAGATGGAGGCACCGGTCTCGGTCTGGCCATCGCCCGGGCGCTGGCACGGGCGGGCGGCGGCGACCTGGTCTTCGCGGGCTCCGCAGGCGGCCGTACGACCTTCCGGTTTACTTTTCAGCCGGCCTGAGGGTTAACCTCCCACATGCTTCCCGATCGCGCCGAAACCGTCCCACGCACGGCCCCGCGTTCCATTCTCCTCGTCGAGGACGAACCGGATGCCCGAACCATCCTCTCGCGGCGCTTGCAGGCGTTCGGGTGGAACTGCCTGGCACATGCGAGCGTGGAAGGCGCGCTGTCGGATCCCGACCTCCGTTACGTCGACGCCGTGGTCGCGGACGTGGTGCTCGGCGAGGGCAAGATGTCGGGCATCGATCTGATCCCCGCCCTGCGCAAGCAGGAGGTGCGTGCCCCGGTAGTGCTGGTGACGGCATTTGCCGATACCCAGCGCGTCAAGGCGCTTCGGCAGATCCTCGACAAGGTAACCACGGTGGACGTCGATCTCGCGCGCCTCGTGAACCGCGCTCTCTCCAAGGCGCGGCTGACGCGCAAGGAAGAGGAGGTCGCCCGCCTGGTTCTCAAGGGGCTCACCTCGGCCGAGATCGGCGCGATGATGGGCAACAGCGAGAAGACCATCAAACAGCATCTGACGCAGGTCTATGCGAAGCTCGGCGTCGCCGGCCGCGCGGAGTTCTTCCACCTCGTCTTCCCGAGTTAGCCGCGCGGTCGCCTGGGTCGGAGGCGCCGTGCTTCGACGAGAGCCGTACCGGCTGCTGTTCCCCCTCGGCGCCCTGCTCGCATGGGCGGGCGTCCTCCCCTGGCTGTTCTTCGCCTTCCGGCTGCGCAGCATCTACGAGCCCGTCACCGGCGTGCTCGCGTACCGCTCCTTCCTCCATCCGCTGGCGGAGCTGGACGGTTTTCTCGGCTGCTTCGCGGCGGGAGTGATCCTCACCGCGCTCAGGCCGCCTCCCGCCGGATGGCAGATCGTGGTGGCCGCCGTCGCGCCCTTGATCAGCGCCACCTGCGCGGCCATCGGCCAATGGCAGCTCGGACAGGTCGCGTCCCTCGCCCTGCTCGCGGTGATGCTCCAGTTCACGCTCCGGCGTCTGTCGCGCCCGCTCTCGCCGAGCCTCTTGTGGATCGCCTTCGGGTTCTTGATGGGTGCCGGAGGCGCGGCCGTTGCCGAGCTCGCGGCGACGCGCGGAAGCTCCTGGTTCTGGGTGCACGAGATGGGGCGAGACCTGGTCATCCAGGGGCTCTTCACCGGGCTCGCGGTCGGCGCGGGCCGGGTGATGCGCACCGGGGATCGCACTCATCCGGCGCTGCACCTCGTCGCAGGCGCCGTGTTCATCGCCAGCTTCTGGGTGGGACCCCGCTTCGGAACGCACCTGGGGTTCGCCATCCGCGCCGCGGTGACGATCTGGCTCGCGCTTCCTCTGCGGCCGGAGTGGGAGTTCGGCCCGCGCAACCTGCGGCGCTCGTTTGCCCACCTCGCGCTCTGGATGCTCGCCGTCGGCAACGCCTGGATCGCCGTGGCTCCGCAGATCCGGCGCGCCGGCCTCCACGTGATCTTCCTCGGCTGTTTTACCGCGCTCCTGCTCGCCGCCCTGTTTCCCCGCGCGGGCGAGGCGCCGGCGTTCCCCCTGCGCAAGCTGGCCTGGGCGGGTAGCCTGGTGGCGCTCTCGATGATCGGCCGGGTGATGGTCGAGCTCGACCCGACCTGGTTCCACCTCTGGATGGGAATCTCTGCCGCCTCGTTCCTGGCGGCCACGATCGCCTGCTTGCGCGTGCCGGTGCGGACCCCTCAGTCCGTGTAGCGCTTCGCCAGCAGCAGGATGATCCCGTCCTTGGCGCAGTGCTCGCAATAGCCGTACTTCTGCAACCCCGCGAGCGTCTCCTGCACCTGCGCCTGCTCTCGCGCCGCGAGCTGAGCCTTCTCGTCGCCCAGGTACCGCAGGACGCGCTCGGCGTTCTTCCGCAGCGTCCGCTTGCGCTCGTCGAAGAAGTGATCGCGCAGCCGGCGGAAGAGATCGGGAAAGATCTGCGAGTAGTCGATCTGTCCTTCGGGATGCTCGAGCCGGTGCGCACCCACCGCCGCGATCAGCCCGCGCCGGAACTCCCGCCGGTCTTCGGAGCCCGCCATCACGATGGCTTCCGTCTGCGCCATCATCTCCTCGTCGGGCCGCTCCATCTCCCCGGTGTGTGGATTGCGAAGCCGCTCTCCGCGCGTCCAGGCGAGCACGTGCAGGACGTACCGCTCGAACATCGTCCGGTACTGCTTCTCGGAGACGAGACCCATGGCCTCGCGCACTTCCTCGTCGAGCACGTCGAGGTACTCCCCTTCCGCCACCCGCACGAACTCCTCGTGGTCGTGGTAGCCGTCCACCACTTCCTGCTGCAGGAACTCGTAGACGCTCTTGTCCCGGGTGAGCGATTCCAGCTCTTCCAGCACTGCCTGTGGCGTCAGGCAGCGGTAGGCAGGATTCTGCGCGGCGTTTCCGATCGCCGTCTTCAGCTCGCGTGCGCTGGCCCCGGTGCGGCCTTCGTAGTTGGGATAGTTGTCCGACTCGCGCCAGAAATCCTGCAGGTGTTTGCGCAGCTCGCGGGCCTGCTGCGAGGAGAGGCGGTCGGGCGCGCGTCCCTCGTCGTAGAGGCGCGCCTTTTCCAGGGGCGTCAGGTGATCCGCCAGCTTGCGCAGGTCGCCCTTGTATCTGTCGCTGACCGGCTTCTTCAGCCGCGTGAGCACGGCCCAGAGCGCCCCCACCCAGGTCGCGTGCGGCGCCACGTGCTTGCCGACGGTCTCGCGCAGCCGGAACTCGTAGACGCGCCCCTCTTCCTGCACGCGGCGCAGGTACGGCACCCGCACGAGCTCGATGCGGCCCTTGAAGGAAGCGAAGTCCCCCATCTCCTTGAAGGCGGAGAGGTGCTTCTCATTGGTCGAAGCGACCAGCACCGAGTCGAGGTGCAAGAGGAAGTGGTTCATGCGGGCGATGCCCGTCTCCACCGTCCCGAGCAGGTACTTGTAGTGCTCCAGGGGCCGCTTCAACAGGTCGGAGAATTCGATCACGCCGCGGTTCCCGGAGACCAGGGGTCCGAACGGCTCGTAGAGCGAGAGGTTCTGCAGCGTCCCCGGGAGCGCGCCGTGGCTCTTGTCCGCCGTCACTTGCCGGTAGTCGGCGTCTACCGACATCTGCGGCTCGACGGTGACCGCGCCGATCATGTACCGGCGCGAAACGTAGAAGCGCTCCACTTGCACGTGCC
This genomic window from Deltaproteobacteria bacterium contains:
- a CDS encoding deaminase; protein product: MRADWDSYFMQIATVVASRATCDRKHVGALLVRDRIILSTGYNGSIRGMPHCDEVGHLLENGHCVATIHAEANSILQAARNGVRIEGADIYTSASPCWPCFKMIANAGIKRIVYGEFYRDERIFEVARKVGIELVDLSSEKPALAPLPEKQTA
- a CDS encoding trypsin-like peptidase domain-containing protein codes for the protein MTFRIAAALLALLALPAFAKSEKSRVVQKALRHSVRVEVLVRGKVERTASGVVVATDGDTSFVLTNEHVVQREGLSGTASFQVVVERPKLHRLPARVIAEGKVPDEDLALLAVYGETLAPAQLASEEHVDVGDDVVVVGAPYGRALSVSSGIVSQLDLDEQDPRVQRAMKTDAPIGYGASGGGVFDVPSGRLVGLVEGYRTAKVAFGGLSKDEFSFDVPMPGETFLSPPFKIRAFVARAGIGKLAGLREGSVMAGAAPLAAPIARGQ
- a CDS encoding HAMP domain-containing histidine kinase; translation: MGRKRSSTPLIVIGFFVGLLLASLDHILPAARLQEGVGRWVVVLVDWVAPPLAGVLLSGALLYAQRARKLHEAERAAAQVLAERLAGTERRQAIWVIAAAVAHDVKNPLHNLALLVEELAEEKDPGARDELIRRIRENVTRASDRLSELSRAGKGQEGVDQIIDLARALEMVRERLTPALQETATVLHIECPRGLSVRGDEHAVRSAVENVAANALEALQARGPGGKLSLRAARKDGTVELVIQDDGPGVPEQLQPRLFTPFASGDGGTGLGLAIARALARAGGGDLVFAGSAGGRTTFRFTFQPA
- a CDS encoding response regulator transcription factor, whose amino-acid sequence is MLPDRAETVPRTAPRSILLVEDEPDARTILSRRLQAFGWNCLAHASVEGALSDPDLRYVDAVVADVVLGEGKMSGIDLIPALRKQEVRAPVVLVTAFADTQRVKALRQILDKVTTVDVDLARLVNRALSKARLTRKEEEVARLVLKGLTSAEIGAMMGNSEKTIKQHLTQVYAKLGVAGRAEFFHLVFPS
- a CDS encoding NnrS family protein, giving the protein MRSSASPAARSSSTSSSRVSRAVAWVGGAVLRREPYRLLFPLGALLAWAGVLPWLFFAFRLRSIYEPVTGVLAYRSFLHPLAELDGFLGCFAAGVILTALRPPPAGWQIVVAAVAPLISATCAAIGQWQLGQVASLALLAVMLQFTLRRLSRPLSPSLLWIAFGFLMGAGGAAVAELAATRGSSWFWVHEMGRDLVIQGLFTGLAVGAGRVMRTGDRTHPALHLVAGAVFIASFWVGPRFGTHLGFAIRAAVTIWLALPLRPEWEFGPRNLRRSFAHLALWMLAVGNAWIAVAPQIRRAGLHVIFLGCFTALLLAALFPRAGEAPAFPLRKLAWAGSLVALSMIGRVMVELDPTWFHLWMGISAASFLAATIACLRVPVRTPQSV
- a CDS encoding serine protein kinase PrkA, with amino-acid sequence MDSARYLKSVGEQVRRSFLANKTILAFQEYMEAFFEAPRVHARDAAQYIRDCFDYYGTETVQRASGSVRRFKLFDRPFDQATGVQEGEGGAPVVGQEEVQNAIYRILHSFVRAGRVHKLILLHGPNGSAKSSLVAALQRALEDYSRKDEGALYRFNWIFPNERLVKGSIGFGETKLGTGAVETYAHLEGEQIDARLACEMRDHPLFLVPRGERQRLLAEHTKPGADFELTAGVLEGELCHKCRHLYAALLQSYNGDVLKVLRHVQVERFYVSRRYMIGAVTVEPQMSVDADYRQVTADKSHGALPGTLQNLSLYEPFGPLVSGNRGVIEFSDLLKRPLEHYKYLLGTVETGIARMNHFLLHLDSVLVASTNEKHLSAFKEMGDFASFKGRIELVRVPYLRRVQEEGRVYEFRLRETVGKHVAPHATWVGALWAVLTRLKKPVSDRYKGDLRKLADHLTPLEKARLYDEGRAPDRLSSQQARELRKHLQDFWRESDNYPNYEGRTGASARELKTAIGNAAQNPAYRCLTPQAVLEELESLTRDKSVYEFLQQEVVDGYHDHEEFVRVAEGEYLDVLDEEVREAMGLVSEKQYRTMFERYVLHVLAWTRGERLRNPHTGEMERPDEEMMAQTEAIVMAGSEDRREFRRGLIAAVGAHRLEHPEGQIDYSQIFPDLFRRLRDHFFDERKRTLRKNAERVLRYLGDEKAQLAAREQAQVQETLAGLQKYGYCEHCAKDGIILLLAKRYTD